The following proteins are co-located in the Silene latifolia isolate original U9 population chromosome 1, ASM4854445v1, whole genome shotgun sequence genome:
- the LOC141591468 gene encoding DNA mismatch repair protein MSH6 isoform X2 has product MAPSRKLANGRSPLITKQHQITSFFTKSPINPLLSSIPQSKTPNPNPNLVASPNSSPPTTPSPLNGKLRPKSMPKPVLVIGSNKQLEDSFGEEVVSRRIRVYWPLDKEWYEGCVKAYDKSVGKHLVEYDDADEELIDLSKEKIQWIEDGGSRVRKFRRLRKAVSVTVVEDKEEDVEEGTVGGEMVEDDDSSDEDWGKGENVGSGEEADAEIEEEDFMEEVELVEEKTVRTERLKRKRGEGGGDGGVGKSCKEDGGENVDMSVRKKKSGFLVTEFGTKLEKVIASVQETKPTNVVDSMDTDALERFGIREEKKLPFLGKDRRDAKRRLPSDPHYDPKTLYLSLQFLKSLTSGQRQWWEFKSKHMDKVMFFKMGKFYELFEMDAHVGVKELDLQYMKGEQPHCGFPEKNFSVNVEKLARKGYRVLVVEQTETPDQLEIRNKKEGSKDKVVKREICAIVSKGTFTEGELSTNVDASYIISVTERCPASPDNKQELVYGVCVVDVATSRVIVGQMKDDVECSALCCLLSELRPVEVIKPANMLSLETERALTRYTRNPLVNELVPGLEFWGADKTVGELKSFYSCIRRPSVSSDKTPEAVSNFGMDDDSCELPDVIKELLTAGDDGSLALSAFGGSLYYLKQAFLDQALLRYAKFEPLPCFGFRDVLQKPYMVLDAAAMENLELFENSRNGGSTGTLYSHLNHCATAFGRRLLKTWLARPLYDVQSIRERQDAVDGLRGNNLPFALEFRAKLAKLPDMEKLLSRLFSSSEANGRNSNKIILYEDAAKKQLQEFISALRGCEIMALACSSLGSILDNTESELLHRLLVPGKELPDVSSTSQQFRDAFDWVEANSSGRVIPHEGVDAVYDITCKKIEEIESNLEKHIIEQRKVIGDKSIKYVIVGKDKYLLEMSESLSRSVPRDYELRSSKKGFSRYWSPYIKKMVGELAQAESVKESHLKGILQDLIERFCKHHTMWRRLVTVVAELDALVSLVIASDYYEGPTCRPSVSKASNSSDVPHLIAESLGHPLLKSDTLSRGAFVPNDINIGGPDQATFVLLTGPNMGGKSTLIRQICLAVILAQVGADVPAQHFKLSLVDRIFVRMGAKDHIMAGQSTFLTELSETASMLTSATRDSLVALDELGRGTSTSDGQAIAESVLEHFVREVQCRGMFSTHYHRLAINYERDPKVSLCHMACQVGEGNGGLEEVTFLYRLTLGACPKSYGVNVARIAGIPDCVLHKAAAKSREFEMAFGRHSKRPYKNVSSWEEEAASFIQNLVGITSHADLQEIASFSQLQRKARILLEQC; this is encoded by the exons ATGGCGCCTTCACGTAAACTCGCCAATGGCAGATCACCATTAATCACTAAACAACACCAAATCACCTCCTTCTTCACTAAATCCCCAATTAATCCACTTCTTTCATCAATTCCCCAATCGAAAacccctaaccctaaccctaatttagTTGCTAGTCCCAATTCATCACCGCCGACAACTCCGTCTCCTCTAAACGGCAAATTGCGACCCAAATCCATGCCCAAACCCGTATTAGTTATCGGGTCGAATAAGCAATTGGAAGATTCATTTGGGGAAGAGGTTGTGAGTAGGAGGATTAGGGTTTACTGGCCGTTGGATAAGGAGTGGTATGAAGGGTGTGTGAAGGCGTATGATAAGAGTGTAGGGAAGCATTTAGTGGAGTATGATGATGCTGATGAGGAGTTGATTGATCTTAGTAAAGAGAAGATTCAGTGGATTGAGGATGGTGGGAGTCGTGTTAGGAAGTTTAGGAGGTTGAGGAAGGCGGTATCGGTTACGGTTGTCGAAGACAAGGAGGAGGATGTGGAGGAGGGGACTGTGGGTGGCGAGATGGTTGAGGATGATGATTCGAGCGATGAGGATTGGGGTAAGGGTGAGAATGTGGGAAGTGGCGAGGAGGCGGATGCGGAGATAGAGGAGGAGGATTTCATGGAGGAGGTGGAATTGGTGGAAGAGAAGACGGTTAGGACGGAGAGGTTGAAAAGGAAGCGGGGAGAAGGTGGTGGAGATGGAGGTGTGGGAAAAAGTTGTAAGGAGGACGGTGGAGAGAATGTGGATATGAGTGTTAGGAAGAAGAAAAGCGGGTTTTTGGTTACGGAATTTGGTACGAAGCTGGAGAAGGTGATTGCTAGTGTTCAAG AGACAAAACCTACCAATGTTGTTGACAGCATGGACACTGATGCTCTTGAGAGGTTTGGTATTCGTGAGGAGAAAAAGTTGCCATTCCTGGGCAA AGATCGCCGGGATGCGAAGAGGAGACTCCCAAGTGATCCACATTATGATCCGAAAACCCTTTACTTGTCCCTTCAATTTCTGAAAAGTCTTACTAGCGGTCAG CGACAATGGTGGGAGTTTAAATCAAAGCATATGGACAAAGTTATGTTCTTTAAG ATGGGCAAATTTTACGAGCTTTTCGAAATGGATGCCCATGTTGGTGTGAAAGAACTTGATCTTCAGTACATGAAG GGAGAACAGCCTCATTGCGGGTTCCCAGAAAAGAATTTTTCAGTTAATGTGGAGAAACTAGCAAGAAAG GGCTATCGAGTATTAGTAGTGGAGCAAACGGAAACACCTGATCAGCTGGAGATCCGTAACAAAAAGGAAGGTTCAAAAGATAAG GTGGTCAAACGAGAAATATGTGCCATTGTGTCCAAAGGAACCTTCACTGAAGGAGAATTGTCTACAAATGTGGATGCATCGTACATAATCTCAGTGACTGAAAGATGCCCAGCCTCTCCAGATAATAAACAAGAGCTTGTGTATGGTGtttgtgttgttgatgttgctacAAGCCGCGTAATTGTTGGCCAG aTGAAGGATGATGTGGAATGCAGTGCTTTGTGCTGCCTTCTCTCAGAATTAAGGCCAGTTGAAGTTATAAAACCTGCTAATATGCTTAGCCTTGAGACTGAAAGGGCACTCACCAGATACACAAGAAATCCTCTCGTTAATGAGTTGGTTCCAGGTCTGGAATTTTGGGGAGCTGACAAAACAGTTGGCGAGTTGAAAAGCTTCTACAGTTGCATCCGTAGACCCTCTGTTTCTTCTGATAAAACTCCAGAGGcagtctccaactttggtatgGACGATGATTCATGTGAGCTTCCTGATGTAATTAAGGAGCTTCTGACTGCTGGGGATGATGGTAGTCTTGCGCTGTCAGCTTTTGGAGGCAGTCTTTACTATCTGAAACAGGCTTTCCTTGATCAGGCTTTGCTCCGGTATGCTAAATTTGAGCCACTACCATGTTTTGGATTCCGGGATGTTCTTCAAAAACCGTATATGGTATTAGATGCGGCTGCCATGGAGAACTTGGAATTATTTGAGAACAGTAGAAATGGGGGCTCCACAGG GACTCTGTATTCCCATCTCAATCATTGTGCAACTGCATTCGGGAGGAGGTTACTGAAAACATGGCTTGCAAGACCCTTATATGATGTTCAGTCAATTAGAGAACGACAAGATGCTGTAGATGGGCTTCGA GGCAATAATTTACCATTTGCTCTTGAATTTCGGGCCAAGTTGGCCAAGTTGCCTGACATGGAGAAATTGCTTTCTCGCCTCTTTTCTAGCAG TGAAGCGAATGGAAGAAATTCAAACAAGATTATTCTTTATGAAGATGCTGCAAAGAAACAGCTTCAAGAATTCATTTCAGCATTACGTGGATGTGAAATAATGGCCTTGGCTTGCTCTTCTCTGGGTTCTATTTTGGATAATACTGAGTCTGAATTGTTACACCGTCTGTTAGTTCCTG GCAAAGAACTTCCTGATGTGAGTTCTACTTCACAGCAATTTAGAGATGCCTTTGATTGGGTAGAAGCTAACAGCTCAGGTCGTGTTATACCTCACGAAGGAGTTGATGCAGTGTACGATATTACCTGTAAAAAGATTGAGGAGATCGAATCTAATCTAGAGAAGCATATCATTGAACAAAGAAAAGTAATCGGTGATAAATCG ATCAAGTACGTGATTGTGGGAAAGGACAAATACCTTTTAGAAATGTCTGAAAGCTTATCCAGAAGTGTTCCTCGGGATTATGAGCTGCGATCATCCAAGAAG GGGTTTTCCAGGTATTGGTCGCCGTATATTAAGAAGATGGTAGGAGAGCTGGCGCAAGCTGAATCTGTGAAAGAATCTCACTTAAAAGGGATTTTGCAAGATTTAATTGAACGTTTTTGTAAGCATCATACAATGTGGAGAAGGCTGGTTACAGTTGTTGCAG AATTAGATGCTCTCGTCAGCTTGGTGATTGCAAGTGATTACTATGAAGGACCCACATGCCGACCAAGTGTTTCAAAAGCGTCCAATAGTAGTGATGTGCCTCATTTGATAGCGGAAAGTTTAGGGCACCCTCTCCTAAAGAGCGATACGTTAAGCAGGGGCGCATTTGTTCCTAATGACATTAATATCGGTGGCCCTGATCAAGCCACCTTTGTCTTGCTTACTGGTCCTAACATGGGTGGAAAATCAACCCTTATTCGCCAAATTTGCCTGGCTGTAATTTTAGCTCAG GTAGGAGCTGATGTTCCTGCACAACACTTTAAGCTATCTCTTGTTGATCGGATTTTTGTTCGCATGGGAGCTAAAGATCACATTATGGCTGGTCAGAGTACTTTTCTAACAGAGCTTTCAGAAACTGCTTCCATGTTG ACATCTGCTACCCGTGATTCACTGGTGGCATTGGATGAACTTGGACGTGGAACTTCAACTTCAGATGGACAAGCTATTGC GGAATCAGTCCTTGAACATTTTGTGCGGGAAGTACAGTGTCGTGGCATGTTTTCCACTCATTATCACCGATTAGCAATAAATTATGAAAGAGATCCCAAG GTATCTCTATGTCATATGGCTTGTCAAGTAGGAGAAGGAAATGGTGGTTTGGAAGAAGTCACATTCCTCTACAGGCTGACTCTTGGAGCATGTCCTAAAAGCTACGGTGTCAATGTTGCACGGATAGCGG GAATTCCTGACTGTGTACTACACAAAGCTGCTGCCAAGTCGAGAGAATTCGAGATGGCTTTTGGCAGGCACAGCAAGAGACCTTATAAAAATGTCTCGAGTTGGGAGGAAGAAGCTGCTAGTTTCATCCAAAATCTGGTTGGAATTACGTCACACGCTGATTTGCAAGAGATTGCCTCATTTAGTCAGCTTCAACGCAAAGCTAGGATTCTTTTGGAGCAATGTTGA
- the LOC141591478 gene encoding uncharacterized protein LOC141591478, translating into MGEVILFVDDYDTNYCRICHEVEYGSCSSKLEAPCACTGTVKFAHRECIQRWCNEKGNITCEICLQNYEPGYTAIPKQPKKTILLYEVVRIRGSLEDPRREEQLGNQDIIAIDECSSIIDRGISSCKTIALIITALLLLRYLFESVAGETHYPFSPATVIILRSCGVIIPMCIIIQTISALQNSIRRPQNIHNAIIHQDNLSEAAVDEEQALQI; encoded by the exons ATGGGAGAAGTTATATTATTTGtggatgattatgatacaaatTATTGCAGAATTTGTCATGAAGTTGAATATGGAAGTTGCAGCAGCAAATTAGAAGCTCCATGTGCTTGCACTGGAACTGTCAAG TTTGCTCATAGAGAATGTATACAGAGATGGTGTAATGAAAAAGGCAACATTACTTGTGAAATTTGCTTACAG AATTATGAACCAGGGTACACAGCTATTCCAAAACAACCAAAGAAAACCATTTTATTGTATGAAGTAGTCAGAATTAG GGGAAGCTTGGAAGACCCAAGAAGAGAAGAACAACTTGGAAACCAAGATATTATAGCCATTGATGAATGCTCATCAATTATTGATAGAGGCATTTCTTCTTGCAAGACTATTGCCCTCATT ATTACAGCTCTTTTATTACTGAGATATCTGTTTGAATCGGTAGCAGGAGAAACACATTACCCATTCTCACCTGCAACA GTAATAATCCTTAGAAGCTGTGGAGTAATAATACCTATGTGCATAATTATCCAGACAATATCAGCACTTCAGAATAGTATCAGACGGCCTCAAAACATTCAT AATGCTATAATTCACCAGGACAACTTAAGTGAAGCGGCTGTCGATGAAGAGCAAGCACTCCAAATATAA
- the LOC141591468 gene encoding DNA mismatch repair protein MSH6 isoform X1 produces the protein MAPSRKLANGRSPLITKQHQITSFFTKSPINPLLSSIPQSKTPNPNPNLVASPNSSPPTTPSPLNGKLRPKSMPKPVLVIGSNKQLEDSFGEEVVSRRIRVYWPLDKEWYEGCVKAYDKSVGKHLVEYDDADEELIDLSKEKIQWIEDGGSRVRKFRRLRKAVSVTVVEDKEEDVEEGTVGGEMVEDDDSSDEDWGKGENVGSGEEADAEIEEEDFMEEVELVEEKTVRTERLKRKRGEGGGDGGVGKSCKEDGGENVDMSVRKKKSGFLVTEFGTKLEKVIASVQGKETKPTNVVDSMDTDALERFGIREEKKLPFLGKDRRDAKRRLPSDPHYDPKTLYLSLQFLKSLTSGQRQWWEFKSKHMDKVMFFKMGKFYELFEMDAHVGVKELDLQYMKGEQPHCGFPEKNFSVNVEKLARKGYRVLVVEQTETPDQLEIRNKKEGSKDKVVKREICAIVSKGTFTEGELSTNVDASYIISVTERCPASPDNKQELVYGVCVVDVATSRVIVGQMKDDVECSALCCLLSELRPVEVIKPANMLSLETERALTRYTRNPLVNELVPGLEFWGADKTVGELKSFYSCIRRPSVSSDKTPEAVSNFGMDDDSCELPDVIKELLTAGDDGSLALSAFGGSLYYLKQAFLDQALLRYAKFEPLPCFGFRDVLQKPYMVLDAAAMENLELFENSRNGGSTGTLYSHLNHCATAFGRRLLKTWLARPLYDVQSIRERQDAVDGLRGNNLPFALEFRAKLAKLPDMEKLLSRLFSSSEANGRNSNKIILYEDAAKKQLQEFISALRGCEIMALACSSLGSILDNTESELLHRLLVPGKELPDVSSTSQQFRDAFDWVEANSSGRVIPHEGVDAVYDITCKKIEEIESNLEKHIIEQRKVIGDKSIKYVIVGKDKYLLEMSESLSRSVPRDYELRSSKKGFSRYWSPYIKKMVGELAQAESVKESHLKGILQDLIERFCKHHTMWRRLVTVVAELDALVSLVIASDYYEGPTCRPSVSKASNSSDVPHLIAESLGHPLLKSDTLSRGAFVPNDINIGGPDQATFVLLTGPNMGGKSTLIRQICLAVILAQVGADVPAQHFKLSLVDRIFVRMGAKDHIMAGQSTFLTELSETASMLTSATRDSLVALDELGRGTSTSDGQAIAESVLEHFVREVQCRGMFSTHYHRLAINYERDPKVSLCHMACQVGEGNGGLEEVTFLYRLTLGACPKSYGVNVARIAGIPDCVLHKAAAKSREFEMAFGRHSKRPYKNVSSWEEEAASFIQNLVGITSHADLQEIASFSQLQRKARILLEQC, from the exons ATGGCGCCTTCACGTAAACTCGCCAATGGCAGATCACCATTAATCACTAAACAACACCAAATCACCTCCTTCTTCACTAAATCCCCAATTAATCCACTTCTTTCATCAATTCCCCAATCGAAAacccctaaccctaaccctaatttagTTGCTAGTCCCAATTCATCACCGCCGACAACTCCGTCTCCTCTAAACGGCAAATTGCGACCCAAATCCATGCCCAAACCCGTATTAGTTATCGGGTCGAATAAGCAATTGGAAGATTCATTTGGGGAAGAGGTTGTGAGTAGGAGGATTAGGGTTTACTGGCCGTTGGATAAGGAGTGGTATGAAGGGTGTGTGAAGGCGTATGATAAGAGTGTAGGGAAGCATTTAGTGGAGTATGATGATGCTGATGAGGAGTTGATTGATCTTAGTAAAGAGAAGATTCAGTGGATTGAGGATGGTGGGAGTCGTGTTAGGAAGTTTAGGAGGTTGAGGAAGGCGGTATCGGTTACGGTTGTCGAAGACAAGGAGGAGGATGTGGAGGAGGGGACTGTGGGTGGCGAGATGGTTGAGGATGATGATTCGAGCGATGAGGATTGGGGTAAGGGTGAGAATGTGGGAAGTGGCGAGGAGGCGGATGCGGAGATAGAGGAGGAGGATTTCATGGAGGAGGTGGAATTGGTGGAAGAGAAGACGGTTAGGACGGAGAGGTTGAAAAGGAAGCGGGGAGAAGGTGGTGGAGATGGAGGTGTGGGAAAAAGTTGTAAGGAGGACGGTGGAGAGAATGTGGATATGAGTGTTAGGAAGAAGAAAAGCGGGTTTTTGGTTACGGAATTTGGTACGAAGCTGGAGAAGGTGATTGCTAGTGTTCAAGGTAA AGAGACAAAACCTACCAATGTTGTTGACAGCATGGACACTGATGCTCTTGAGAGGTTTGGTATTCGTGAGGAGAAAAAGTTGCCATTCCTGGGCAA AGATCGCCGGGATGCGAAGAGGAGACTCCCAAGTGATCCACATTATGATCCGAAAACCCTTTACTTGTCCCTTCAATTTCTGAAAAGTCTTACTAGCGGTCAG CGACAATGGTGGGAGTTTAAATCAAAGCATATGGACAAAGTTATGTTCTTTAAG ATGGGCAAATTTTACGAGCTTTTCGAAATGGATGCCCATGTTGGTGTGAAAGAACTTGATCTTCAGTACATGAAG GGAGAACAGCCTCATTGCGGGTTCCCAGAAAAGAATTTTTCAGTTAATGTGGAGAAACTAGCAAGAAAG GGCTATCGAGTATTAGTAGTGGAGCAAACGGAAACACCTGATCAGCTGGAGATCCGTAACAAAAAGGAAGGTTCAAAAGATAAG GTGGTCAAACGAGAAATATGTGCCATTGTGTCCAAAGGAACCTTCACTGAAGGAGAATTGTCTACAAATGTGGATGCATCGTACATAATCTCAGTGACTGAAAGATGCCCAGCCTCTCCAGATAATAAACAAGAGCTTGTGTATGGTGtttgtgttgttgatgttgctacAAGCCGCGTAATTGTTGGCCAG aTGAAGGATGATGTGGAATGCAGTGCTTTGTGCTGCCTTCTCTCAGAATTAAGGCCAGTTGAAGTTATAAAACCTGCTAATATGCTTAGCCTTGAGACTGAAAGGGCACTCACCAGATACACAAGAAATCCTCTCGTTAATGAGTTGGTTCCAGGTCTGGAATTTTGGGGAGCTGACAAAACAGTTGGCGAGTTGAAAAGCTTCTACAGTTGCATCCGTAGACCCTCTGTTTCTTCTGATAAAACTCCAGAGGcagtctccaactttggtatgGACGATGATTCATGTGAGCTTCCTGATGTAATTAAGGAGCTTCTGACTGCTGGGGATGATGGTAGTCTTGCGCTGTCAGCTTTTGGAGGCAGTCTTTACTATCTGAAACAGGCTTTCCTTGATCAGGCTTTGCTCCGGTATGCTAAATTTGAGCCACTACCATGTTTTGGATTCCGGGATGTTCTTCAAAAACCGTATATGGTATTAGATGCGGCTGCCATGGAGAACTTGGAATTATTTGAGAACAGTAGAAATGGGGGCTCCACAGG GACTCTGTATTCCCATCTCAATCATTGTGCAACTGCATTCGGGAGGAGGTTACTGAAAACATGGCTTGCAAGACCCTTATATGATGTTCAGTCAATTAGAGAACGACAAGATGCTGTAGATGGGCTTCGA GGCAATAATTTACCATTTGCTCTTGAATTTCGGGCCAAGTTGGCCAAGTTGCCTGACATGGAGAAATTGCTTTCTCGCCTCTTTTCTAGCAG TGAAGCGAATGGAAGAAATTCAAACAAGATTATTCTTTATGAAGATGCTGCAAAGAAACAGCTTCAAGAATTCATTTCAGCATTACGTGGATGTGAAATAATGGCCTTGGCTTGCTCTTCTCTGGGTTCTATTTTGGATAATACTGAGTCTGAATTGTTACACCGTCTGTTAGTTCCTG GCAAAGAACTTCCTGATGTGAGTTCTACTTCACAGCAATTTAGAGATGCCTTTGATTGGGTAGAAGCTAACAGCTCAGGTCGTGTTATACCTCACGAAGGAGTTGATGCAGTGTACGATATTACCTGTAAAAAGATTGAGGAGATCGAATCTAATCTAGAGAAGCATATCATTGAACAAAGAAAAGTAATCGGTGATAAATCG ATCAAGTACGTGATTGTGGGAAAGGACAAATACCTTTTAGAAATGTCTGAAAGCTTATCCAGAAGTGTTCCTCGGGATTATGAGCTGCGATCATCCAAGAAG GGGTTTTCCAGGTATTGGTCGCCGTATATTAAGAAGATGGTAGGAGAGCTGGCGCAAGCTGAATCTGTGAAAGAATCTCACTTAAAAGGGATTTTGCAAGATTTAATTGAACGTTTTTGTAAGCATCATACAATGTGGAGAAGGCTGGTTACAGTTGTTGCAG AATTAGATGCTCTCGTCAGCTTGGTGATTGCAAGTGATTACTATGAAGGACCCACATGCCGACCAAGTGTTTCAAAAGCGTCCAATAGTAGTGATGTGCCTCATTTGATAGCGGAAAGTTTAGGGCACCCTCTCCTAAAGAGCGATACGTTAAGCAGGGGCGCATTTGTTCCTAATGACATTAATATCGGTGGCCCTGATCAAGCCACCTTTGTCTTGCTTACTGGTCCTAACATGGGTGGAAAATCAACCCTTATTCGCCAAATTTGCCTGGCTGTAATTTTAGCTCAG GTAGGAGCTGATGTTCCTGCACAACACTTTAAGCTATCTCTTGTTGATCGGATTTTTGTTCGCATGGGAGCTAAAGATCACATTATGGCTGGTCAGAGTACTTTTCTAACAGAGCTTTCAGAAACTGCTTCCATGTTG ACATCTGCTACCCGTGATTCACTGGTGGCATTGGATGAACTTGGACGTGGAACTTCAACTTCAGATGGACAAGCTATTGC GGAATCAGTCCTTGAACATTTTGTGCGGGAAGTACAGTGTCGTGGCATGTTTTCCACTCATTATCACCGATTAGCAATAAATTATGAAAGAGATCCCAAG GTATCTCTATGTCATATGGCTTGTCAAGTAGGAGAAGGAAATGGTGGTTTGGAAGAAGTCACATTCCTCTACAGGCTGACTCTTGGAGCATGTCCTAAAAGCTACGGTGTCAATGTTGCACGGATAGCGG GAATTCCTGACTGTGTACTACACAAAGCTGCTGCCAAGTCGAGAGAATTCGAGATGGCTTTTGGCAGGCACAGCAAGAGACCTTATAAAAATGTCTCGAGTTGGGAGGAAGAAGCTGCTAGTTTCATCCAAAATCTGGTTGGAATTACGTCACACGCTGATTTGCAAGAGATTGCCTCATTTAGTCAGCTTCAACGCAAAGCTAGGATTCTTTTGGAGCAATGTTGA